Proteins encoded by one window of Chryseobacterium aquaeductus:
- the gwsS gene encoding grasp-with-spasm system SPASM domain peptide maturase: MKTYKLFSNCILVKGFTRSSIVDTQRKENFLIPNDLYEILYDEKLINFENLEMEFYKSKQTIKEYKKFLLEEELIFECNQNEADFFVPIQKKYSTPSSITNMIIDMSDSLNPFLNKIKNGIEHLGVVALQLRIFDFQEKSIHDFLDLLEDDSRIYDLQIILKFESKIIPKLEKLLRYTRINKIFVFGGNSNYKNGRVIFIQRDITNAKSCGLIDKNISYINSDIVHESMNHNSCLYKKISIDSDGNIRNCPSMPQSFGNIKDTILEEALQHKDFKKYWNLTKDSIEVCKDCEFRYICTDCRAYTERTNTNAEGLDTSKPLKCGYDPYTGEWEEWSTNSLKQKAIQHYELENFI, from the coding sequence GTGAAAACCTATAAATTATTTTCCAATTGCATTTTGGTTAAAGGCTTTACAAGGTCTTCGATTGTCGACACTCAAAGGAAAGAAAACTTTTTAATTCCCAATGATCTGTACGAAATACTGTATGATGAGAAATTAATTAATTTTGAAAACTTAGAAATGGAATTTTATAAAAGTAAACAAACTATCAAAGAATATAAAAAATTTCTGTTAGAAGAAGAATTAATTTTTGAGTGTAATCAAAATGAAGCTGATTTTTTTGTTCCAATACAAAAAAAATATTCTACTCCTTCATCTATCACAAATATGATTATTGATATGTCGGATTCTTTAAATCCTTTTCTCAACAAGATAAAAAATGGAATAGAACATCTAGGTGTAGTTGCTTTGCAACTAAGAATTTTTGATTTTCAAGAAAAAAGCATACATGATTTTTTAGATTTATTAGAAGATGATAGCAGAATATATGACCTTCAGATTATTTTAAAATTTGAAAGTAAGATTATCCCAAAACTGGAAAAACTATTAAGATATACAAGAATAAATAAAATATTTGTATTTGGAGGTAATAGTAATTATAAAAATGGTAGAGTTATATTTATTCAAAGAGACATTACTAATGCTAAAAGCTGTGGTCTAATTGACAAAAATATCTCATACATAAATTCTGATATTGTACACGAATCAATGAATCACAATTCTTGTCTTTACAAAAAAATCTCCATAGATTCTGATGGGAATATTAGAAACTGTCCTTCTATGCCTCAAAGTTTTGGCAATATAAAAGATACCATCCTAGAAGAAGCCCTACAACATAAAGACTTCAAAAAATATTGGAATCTTACAAAAGACAGCATAGAGGTCTGCAAAGATTGTGAGTTTCGATACATCTGTACAGATTGCAGGGCTTATACAGAACGGACAAATACAAATGCAGAAGGTTTAGATACATCAAAACCCCTTAAATGTGGTTATGATCCTTACACTGGAGAATGGGAAGAATGGAGTACAAACTCATTAAAACAAAAAGCAATACAACATTATGAACTGGAAAATTTTATTTAG
- a CDS encoding GLPGLI family protein — protein sequence MNWKILFRTVSVVMILFFNVSQGQNYKVFYDMVYKTDSSDSETQKKAMVLLIKDNQSKFFSQEQLINDSVIIEKQKTNGKALKKYDYNFMTIKDNQEKKLHKFNAILRDLYKITESMPVFNWIITGETKTINTFTCQKATLNYANRSWEAWFTTDIALHEGPYVFNGLPGLIISLKDSKNNYEFSFSGLKKNEVLNVDYLSTKPFEVTAKQFNKALLDHYNDPYREMKAGNIKVRWQDEDGKEFKPDYKELTKTEQKNIKKHNNPIELTEAIHYPTK from the coding sequence ATGAACTGGAAAATTTTATTTAGAACTGTAAGCGTAGTAATGATATTATTTTTTAATGTATCACAAGGTCAAAATTACAAAGTTTTTTATGACATGGTTTATAAAACAGACTCTTCCGATTCAGAAACTCAAAAAAAAGCGATGGTTTTATTGATAAAGGATAATCAATCAAAATTCTTTTCGCAAGAGCAACTTATTAATGATTCTGTAATTATTGAGAAGCAAAAAACAAACGGTAAAGCACTAAAAAAGTATGATTACAACTTTATGACAATAAAAGATAATCAAGAAAAGAAGCTTCATAAGTTTAATGCCATACTAAGAGATTTGTATAAAATAACTGAAAGTATGCCTGTTTTCAATTGGATCATCACCGGTGAGACAAAAACAATTAACACTTTTACCTGCCAAAAAGCCACATTGAACTATGCCAATCGTTCTTGGGAAGCCTGGTTTACTACAGATATTGCATTACATGAAGGACCTTATGTTTTTAATGGTTTGCCGGGATTGATTATCTCTTTGAAAGATTCTAAGAATAATTACGAATTTAGCTTTTCCGGGCTTAAAAAAAATGAGGTGTTGAATGTTGATTATCTCTCTACAAAACCCTTTGAAGTAACTGCAAAGCAATTTAATAAAGCTTTACTTGATCATTATAACGATCCATACAGAGAAATGAAAGCGGGAAATATAAAAGTTCGTTGGCAGGATGAAGATGGAAAAGAATTTAAACCTGATTATAAAGAACTCACAAAAACAGAGCAAAAAAATATCAAGAAGCACAATAATCC